A single region of the Lotus japonicus ecotype B-129 chromosome 4, LjGifu_v1.2 genome encodes:
- the LOC130714950 gene encoding snRNA-activating protein complex subunit-like isoform X1, which translates to MTSPQEEMDPIDSSFPDTAECDLSVLIPRGGPIYVSNMVGPSTTVPCFEASFLSELQNLEAELCQDSSQLSHHDISVDDLKVFSENELMDMAFKQVFEGRENNENHPPLLNHPNTGRCHVKNSRKKKRGKNNAILDSDCLDKVEQIVTIKRNQEEDMAAARLHSFNPVCRTNESSGKSLRTERMMALRSTSSTRKVNSGGLHEHTPVQYPEVVLSVEIYHNVRKGLKTQELLVLGRQTLTSLRDKIFCSTDQVMQKAGQHDPSGFFLIEDIFYTDLRDPSAIDLTRPILDWVQNSNEEAQKKWEYIITGELKQKQKAIMGTVSTPRMPHFSSIEMHKIRFCDLSFRLGAGYLYCHQGECSHTLVVRDMRLMHPDDVNNRAVYPRVTFQLKLRFQKCRVCKIFRATKVTVDDRWTSENPCYFCDDCFALLHLAEDGSPLYTEYLEYDYHHD; encoded by the exons ATGACTTCACCACAAGAG GAAATGGACCCAATAGATTCTTCTTTTCCAGACACAGCAGAATGCGATCTTTCAGTACTAATTCCTAGGGGAGGTCCCATTTATGTTTCCAATATGGTTGGCCCCTCGACTACGGTTCCTTGTTTTGAGGCTTCTTTTCTCTCTGAACTTCAG AATCTGGAGGCTGAATTATGTCAAGATTCATCTCAACTCTCTCATCATGATATCTC TGTTGACGACCTTAAAGTATTTTCAGAAAATGAGTTAATGGATATGGCTTTCAAACAAGTATTTGAG GGTAGGGAGAACAACGAAAATCATCCACCACTTTTGAACCACCCCAATACAGG CAGGTGTCATGTGAAGAACTCCAGGAAaaagaaaaggggaaaaaataATGCCATTCTTGAT AGTGATTGTCTGGACAAGGTGGAGCAAATTGTGACAATCAAACGAAACCAGGAAGAAGACATGGCAGCAGCTAGACTTCATTCATTTAA TCCTGTTTGCAGGACCAATGAATCTTCGGGCAAATCATTACGTACTGAAAGGATGATGGCTCTAAGGTCTACAAGTTCTACCAGAAAG GTCAACTCTGGGGGCCTTCACGAACACACACCTGTGCAATACCCAGAAGTTGTTCTATCTGTGGAGATTTACCATAATGTTCGAAAGGGTCTCAAG ACCCAAGAGTTGTTAGTTCTTGGAAGGCAGACCTTAACTTCTTTGAGGGACAAGATCTTTTGCTCAACGGACCAGGTGATGCAAAAAGCAGGGCAGCATGATCCTTCTGGTTTTTTTCTCATTGAG GATATATTTTACACTGATTTGAGGGATCCATCTGCTATTGATTTAACTAGACCTATACTAGATTGGGTCCAAAACTCCAACGAGGAGGCGCAAAAGAAATGGGAATATATTATAACCGGGGAACTAAAGCAGAAACAAAAAGCAATCATGGGCACAGTATCTACACCACGCATGCCTCATTTCAGTTCCATTGAGATGCACAAGATACGTTTTTGTGACTTAAGCTTTCGACTTGGTGCTGGATACCTGTATTGTCATCAG GGTGAATGCAGCCATACCTTAGTGGTACGAGATATGAGGTTAATGCATCCTGATGATGTGAACAATCGGGCTGTTTATCCAAGAGTCACTTTTCAACTAAAACTGCGTTTTCAGAAATGTAGGGTTTGCAAGATATTCAGAGCTACAAAGGTCACAGTTGATGACAGATGGACATCAGAAAACCCTTGTTATTTTTGTGATGACTGTTTTGCCCTACTTCACTTAGCAGAGGATGGCTCTCCATTGTATACTGAGTACTTAGAGTATGATTATCACCATGATTAA
- the LOC130714950 gene encoding snRNA-activating protein complex subunit-like isoform X2: MTSPQEEMDPIDSSFPDTAECDLSVLIPRGGPIYVSNMVGPSTTVPCFEASFLSELQNLEAELCQDSSQLSHHDISVDDLKVFSENELMDMAFKQVFEGRENNENHPPLLNHPNTGCHVKNSRKKKRGKNNAILDSDCLDKVEQIVTIKRNQEEDMAAARLHSFNPVCRTNESSGKSLRTERMMALRSTSSTRKVNSGGLHEHTPVQYPEVVLSVEIYHNVRKGLKTQELLVLGRQTLTSLRDKIFCSTDQVMQKAGQHDPSGFFLIEDIFYTDLRDPSAIDLTRPILDWVQNSNEEAQKKWEYIITGELKQKQKAIMGTVSTPRMPHFSSIEMHKIRFCDLSFRLGAGYLYCHQGECSHTLVVRDMRLMHPDDVNNRAVYPRVTFQLKLRFQKCRVCKIFRATKVTVDDRWTSENPCYFCDDCFALLHLAEDGSPLYTEYLEYDYHHD; this comes from the exons ATGACTTCACCACAAGAG GAAATGGACCCAATAGATTCTTCTTTTCCAGACACAGCAGAATGCGATCTTTCAGTACTAATTCCTAGGGGAGGTCCCATTTATGTTTCCAATATGGTTGGCCCCTCGACTACGGTTCCTTGTTTTGAGGCTTCTTTTCTCTCTGAACTTCAG AATCTGGAGGCTGAATTATGTCAAGATTCATCTCAACTCTCTCATCATGATATCTC TGTTGACGACCTTAAAGTATTTTCAGAAAATGAGTTAATGGATATGGCTTTCAAACAAGTATTTGAG GGTAGGGAGAACAACGAAAATCATCCACCACTTTTGAACCACCCCAATACAGG GTGTCATGTGAAGAACTCCAGGAAaaagaaaaggggaaaaaataATGCCATTCTTGAT AGTGATTGTCTGGACAAGGTGGAGCAAATTGTGACAATCAAACGAAACCAGGAAGAAGACATGGCAGCAGCTAGACTTCATTCATTTAA TCCTGTTTGCAGGACCAATGAATCTTCGGGCAAATCATTACGTACTGAAAGGATGATGGCTCTAAGGTCTACAAGTTCTACCAGAAAG GTCAACTCTGGGGGCCTTCACGAACACACACCTGTGCAATACCCAGAAGTTGTTCTATCTGTGGAGATTTACCATAATGTTCGAAAGGGTCTCAAG ACCCAAGAGTTGTTAGTTCTTGGAAGGCAGACCTTAACTTCTTTGAGGGACAAGATCTTTTGCTCAACGGACCAGGTGATGCAAAAAGCAGGGCAGCATGATCCTTCTGGTTTTTTTCTCATTGAG GATATATTTTACACTGATTTGAGGGATCCATCTGCTATTGATTTAACTAGACCTATACTAGATTGGGTCCAAAACTCCAACGAGGAGGCGCAAAAGAAATGGGAATATATTATAACCGGGGAACTAAAGCAGAAACAAAAAGCAATCATGGGCACAGTATCTACACCACGCATGCCTCATTTCAGTTCCATTGAGATGCACAAGATACGTTTTTGTGACTTAAGCTTTCGACTTGGTGCTGGATACCTGTATTGTCATCAG GGTGAATGCAGCCATACCTTAGTGGTACGAGATATGAGGTTAATGCATCCTGATGATGTGAACAATCGGGCTGTTTATCCAAGAGTCACTTTTCAACTAAAACTGCGTTTTCAGAAATGTAGGGTTTGCAAGATATTCAGAGCTACAAAGGTCACAGTTGATGACAGATGGACATCAGAAAACCCTTGTTATTTTTGTGATGACTGTTTTGCCCTACTTCACTTAGCAGAGGATGGCTCTCCATTGTATACTGAGTACTTAGAGTATGATTATCACCATGATTAA